One segment of Haliotis asinina isolate JCU_RB_2024 chromosome 12, JCU_Hal_asi_v2, whole genome shotgun sequence DNA contains the following:
- the LOC137257546 gene encoding valacyclovir hydrolase-like, which translates to MARVICDGKMGIFTGCLSLSAQQWLQRLLLQSSQTAFREQFQHKVRLYSARRVSLQVKANGVDFHCEQSGYGDHTVLLLPGALGCSMTDFNNQLEKMNPEKFTVFGFDPRGYGRSIPPKRDWPDNFRHRDAQDAVAVMNTLGRKKFSVLGFSDGGATGLILAAQYPEHLRKLVVWGASSYIIEKDIKTQRGLEDIYTWSPKRMEPFIQIYGHEYLQAHWSKWIKANKNCLAHSNGDICKAELENITCPTFILHGMKDPQTSSEHPVYLSKHIKNSRLHNVPEGDHYIHIKKADEFNKMVEDFLLE; encoded by the exons ATGGCACGTGTGATTTGTGATGGGAAGATGGGTATTTTCACTGGCTGTTTGTCACTTTCTGCTCAACAGTGGCTACAGCGTCTGTTACTACAGAGTTCACAGACTGCATTCAGGGAACAGTTCCAGCACAAAGTTCG ATTGTATTCAGCCCGTAGAGTCTCGCTACAAGTCAAGGCAAATGGAGTGGACTTTCATTGTGAACAGTCTGGATATGGGGATCATACTGTCCTGTTACTGCCGGGAGCCTTGG GATGTTCCATGACGGACTTCAATAACCAGCTAGAAAAGATGAATCCAGAAAAGTTCACAGTATTTGGCTTTGATCCTCGAGGTTATGGACGAAGTATTCCCCCTAAGCGGGACTGGCCAGACAATTTCCGCCATCGAGATGCACAAGATGCAGTTGCTGTCATGAAT ACTTTGGGACGGAAGAAGTTTTCTGTGCTTGGCTTCAGCGATGGTGGAGCTACTGGTTTGATCCTCGCGGCACAATACCCAGAGCATCTGCGGAAGCTGGTCGTGTGGGGAGCCAGTTCCTACATTATTGAGAAGGATATCAAGACACAGCGAG GTCTAGAGGATATTTATACCTGGAGTCCCAAGAGGATGGAGCCGTTTATCCAGATATATGGGCATGAGTACCTCCAGGCTCATTGGAGCAAGTGgataaaagcaaacaaaaactgCCTCGCACACAGCAACG GTGACATCTGCAAGGCGGAACTGGAGAACATCACGTGTCCGACGTTCATCCTCCATGGCATGAAAGACCCTCAGACGAGCTCAGAACATCCGGTGTATCTCAGCAAACATATAAAGAACTCAAG GCTGCACAATGTACCCGAGGGAGATCATTACATTCATATTAAAAAAGCTGACGAATTCAACAAGATGGTGGAGGACTTTCTCTTGGAATGA